From Herpetosiphonaceae bacterium:
CATGCGCTCGTACTGCGTGCGCGCCTTGGGCCGTGTCAGCGCAACGCCCCGCGCGATCAGGCCGCGCTCCTTGAGCGCCAGGCAGACGCGGCGCAGCTCGCTGGGCGAGCCATGCAGCGCGGCGTGCAGCGTCGCCTCCGCGACCTCGCCCTGCCGCCGCAGATAGTAGAGCAGGCCGCGCTCTGCCGCTGGCAGCGTGCCCAGTTCGACGCTCATGCCCTGTGGTGTTGCGCGCCACGTCGCCAGCGATTGCTGCTCGCTGCCGGGCGGCAGCAGCAGCTCCAGCGCATCCCACAGCGGCACGCGGTAGTAGCCGTGCATCCAGCGAGCCAGCCGCAGCAGATGGACCGGGATCGAAATATCGGCCGCGCTCAGATCGTCGATCGGGCGAATCGTCGGGGCGTTGGGATCCAAGTCCGTGGCGACGATCTGACCGCTGTGTACGACCGGCGGCTGATCCGGCGTGGGCCGCAGATGCGGCGGAAGCTGGCTATAGAGCGTCACGACGATGCCCTGGACCCGCTGACGACCGAACGGCACCCAGACCAGCGCGCCCTCCTCGATCGTGCTGTGCAGCGCCGGGGGCACGTAGTAGGTAAACACGGCGTTGGGATTGCGGAACAGCGCGACGCGGACGGCCACGTCGGCGAAGAGTTCAGGCGAGCGATCGGTCATCGACGGCCAGTTTCTCATGTATGGTCAAGGAAGCGCTTTGGTT
This genomic window contains:
- a CDS encoding DEAD/DEAH box helicase, whose protein sequence is MTDRSPELFADVAVRVALFRNPNAVFTYYVPPALHSTIEEGALVWVPFGRQRVQGIVVTLYSQLPPHLRPTPDQPPVVHSGQIVATDLDPNAPTIRPIDDLSAADISIPVHLLRLARWMHGYYRVPLWDALELLLPPGSEQQSLATWRATPQGMSVELGTLPAAERGLLYYLRRQGEVAEATLHAALHGSPSELRRVCLALKERGLIARGVALTRPKARTQYERMVRLLIAPGDLETTLAELARAPRQAATLAELARQATARAEEDPAGDGTPLLSAQGIPLMTLRDLAARKYIEIASREVIRNPLDGAAIQPDQPPELSPSQARVLGPITEAITARQHAVFLLHGVTGSGKTELYLRAIARSLRRGRQALVLVPEIALTAQLVRRFAARFGEQVVVLHSGLSLGERYDTWRRLRRGAARVVVGSRSAVFAPLP